The following proteins are co-located in the Polystyrenella longa genome:
- a CDS encoding DUF1552 domain-containing protein codes for MSQYLSRRDFLKNTGLSALGIHLAMGLPSLASAATAPANRKQRLIYVFSPNGVIPDHFWPDTLGSEFELKRILEPLKPFRDQTITMHGVCNQIRGDGDGHMRGIGCLLTGIELFPGDIQGGSDTPAGWSMGVSVDQYLKGKLQASPETQTRFGSLEFGVMVPERADTWTRLSYGGPNQPMAPIDNPYQMFDKLYGQQKNRQMLSSVLDGLQDDYRRLSTMVSTEDRQMLEEHLELTRQLEKDLKVELNAGKQNGSESADNVGHAVPTLPANVEEQNDNMPLITKMQIDLLVNSFAADFARVSTFQITNSVGQPRMKWLDIEEGHHTLSHDPDENEDSYEKLIKINTWYCEQVAYLAKRLSETPEPGADGSMLDNTTIVWTNELGKGNNHTRNNIPFVMVGGGLGWKTGLAHDFKKVSHNRLLMSFCEAMGHPVESFGNPDFCGGGALTGLV; via the coding sequence ATGTCTCAATATCTTTCACGAAGAGATTTTCTCAAGAACACGGGACTCAGTGCGCTCGGGATTCATCTCGCAATGGGACTGCCAAGCCTGGCATCCGCCGCGACTGCCCCCGCGAATCGTAAACAACGCCTGATCTATGTCTTCAGCCCTAATGGAGTCATTCCGGATCATTTCTGGCCCGATACGTTGGGTAGCGAATTCGAATTAAAACGAATCCTCGAGCCGCTCAAACCGTTCAGAGATCAGACCATCACCATGCACGGTGTCTGTAATCAGATCCGAGGCGATGGCGACGGCCACATGCGCGGCATTGGTTGCCTGCTTACGGGAATTGAATTATTCCCAGGTGACATTCAAGGTGGTTCCGACACCCCCGCAGGTTGGTCGATGGGTGTTTCTGTCGATCAGTACCTGAAAGGGAAATTGCAGGCATCACCGGAAACCCAGACACGGTTTGGTTCACTCGAATTTGGTGTCATGGTTCCCGAGCGGGCCGATACCTGGACTCGTCTCTCCTATGGCGGACCGAACCAGCCCATGGCTCCGATCGATAATCCTTACCAGATGTTCGACAAGTTGTATGGGCAACAGAAAAACCGACAGATGCTCTCCAGTGTTCTGGACGGTCTGCAGGATGACTACCGTCGGTTGTCGACGATGGTTAGCACGGAAGATCGCCAGATGCTTGAAGAACATCTCGAGTTAACTCGTCAATTGGAGAAGGATCTGAAGGTGGAACTGAATGCTGGAAAGCAGAATGGTTCCGAGTCAGCCGATAACGTCGGCCACGCCGTTCCCACATTGCCCGCGAATGTGGAAGAACAGAACGACAACATGCCACTGATCACCAAAATGCAAATCGACCTTTTGGTAAACAGTTTTGCTGCTGACTTCGCTCGTGTCTCCACGTTCCAGATCACAAACAGTGTGGGACAACCGCGAATGAAGTGGTTGGATATCGAAGAAGGTCACCACACCCTGTCTCACGATCCTGATGAGAACGAAGACTCTTACGAGAAGCTGATCAAGATCAACACTTGGTACTGCGAGCAGGTCGCCTATCTGGCGAAACGTCTTTCCGAAACACCGGAACCGGGTGCCGATGGTTCCATGCTGGACAACACTACGATTGTCTGGACGAATGAACTAGGCAAAGGGAACAATCATACCCGTAATAACATCCCCTTTGTGATGGTGGGTGGTGGTTTGGGTTGGAAAACGGGCTTGGCTCACGACTTCAAGAAAGTCTCTCACAACCGGCTGCTCATGAGCTTCTGCGAAGCGATGGGACATCCCGTCGAGTCCTTCGGCAACCCGGACTTCTGCGGCGGCGGAGCCCTGACAGGACTGGTTTAA
- a CDS encoding metallophosphoesterase, whose amino-acid sequence MKIYFTTCLLLAAIIIGFANTLTAEDSSAKVDERFLQANDRTFRFFDTQEEQSWQEPFFFMQMADTQYGMFTGNKGFEQEEALVQQAVEHINRLRPRFVIVCGDLTNATPDQDRYQAQVAQYHQDFSKVDPEIPLVCVCGNHDLGNRPTPKSIATYKENFGDDYFSFWVGGVYNIVLNSSVLKDPTGAPEVLAAQQTWLGQQLERANEGKAQHIFVFQHHPLFLKREDEPDQYFNIPLERRTPLVNQLKQARVRAVFAGHYHRNSYGVAGEMEMITTGPVGRPLGKDPSGFRIVKVHQSKIEHQYWGMDDVPEHIELTEETAAP is encoded by the coding sequence ATGAAAATCTACTTCACAACCTGTCTGCTTTTGGCCGCCATAATTATAGGATTTGCGAATACACTCACCGCAGAAGACTCTTCTGCCAAGGTAGATGAGCGATTCTTGCAGGCTAACGACCGTACCTTCAGGTTCTTTGATACTCAGGAAGAACAGAGCTGGCAGGAACCGTTCTTCTTTATGCAGATGGCCGATACGCAGTACGGTATGTTTACTGGTAATAAAGGGTTCGAGCAGGAGGAGGCTCTCGTACAGCAGGCGGTCGAGCATATCAATCGGCTTCGGCCTCGATTTGTGATCGTCTGTGGCGACCTGACTAATGCCACTCCCGATCAAGACCGTTACCAGGCTCAGGTTGCTCAGTATCATCAGGATTTCTCTAAGGTAGACCCAGAGATTCCACTCGTTTGTGTTTGCGGGAATCACGATCTTGGAAATCGACCGACGCCCAAAAGCATCGCTACCTACAAGGAAAACTTTGGCGATGACTATTTTTCGTTCTGGGTGGGAGGCGTCTACAACATCGTTTTGAATTCCAGCGTGCTTAAAGATCCAACGGGTGCCCCGGAAGTGCTTGCGGCTCAACAAACCTGGCTGGGCCAGCAACTCGAGCGGGCGAATGAGGGCAAGGCACAACATATCTTTGTATTTCAGCATCACCCCCTTTTCCTTAAGCGGGAAGATGAACCGGATCAGTACTTCAATATTCCACTCGAGCGAAGAACGCCGTTGGTGAATCAATTGAAGCAGGCAAGGGTCCGTGCTGTCTTTGCTGGTCATTACCATCGTAATTCTTATGGCGTGGCGGGGGAGATGGAAATGATCACGACGGGGCCGGTTGGTCGACCGCTGGGTAAAGACCCTTCCGGTTTTCGCATCGTGAAGGTGCACCAATCTAAAATTGAGCACCAGTATTGGGGAATGGACGACGTTCCTGAACATATTGAACTGACGGAAGAAACTGCCGCACCCTGA
- a CDS encoding DUF1592 domain-containing protein, with translation MPRLGSNKPVPPRLKLTGIAAQLLVMFLMLSTLVYGDDAATPEPQSKPSEYDQLLARGEAIWKKSCVECHGENGEGVELIYEMALVGDDTVGQLTEVIEGTMPKDAAEDCVGEDAEAVAAWIHHSFYSEAARLRNRPAQIKLVHLTANQLRQSLADLYGQFGGNIPKDDKRGVLAEYFDGSNRNKDKLKVKRFDPVINFDWENDSPGDDIQSEAFFVHWRAGLKVEETGKYEIVVRSTAAFKMYFGRFGRLFIDNHVQSGDKTEFRKTMTLLAGRVYPLQIDLYQRKRKTEQPPVKVSLSWTPPHGTEEVIPNRNLVPVMPPATFALQTNLPPDDRSYGYDRGLAVDRSWDESTTLAAAEFASIVVDELWPDYQNRHKEEPNVNRARLRAFITELAEVAFRGPLSDEERQFYIDEQIAATEDDALAIQRCLLTILKSPRFLYPDLDRDRSVSQQAANRLALTLFDSLPSDTALREAVTKNELETEEQIRTMAQQMVNDYRCEGKMLEMLFEWLNLSHLGDIAKDSEKFPNFDQALVADLRASLKVTLEDAVIDSDSDFRQLFDADSVYTNRRLAEFYGDAWASPQFAIEDAEAVKANALSDPNKPARAERPPAKSAEDYFGLIPVSDFVKTEASAPYNHGILSHPYLMSGLAYSETTSPIHRGVFLIRYMLGRTLKPPNAAFTPLSPDLHPNLTTRERVNLQTGSETCQVCHAKINPLGFTLEGFDAVGRFREKEGENLVDSTGSYIDRNGENTTFNGADDLAQYLSGSEDAHRAFVHRTFQHFVKQPIAAYGPNRLDELMEKFRSENYDLRKLLVEIAVIAAQPTTSNTPASREQTSSTSSPNSAPN, from the coding sequence ATGCCTCGTCTTGGCTCGAATAAACCTGTTCCTCCCAGGCTGAAACTGACCGGTATCGCTGCGCAGTTGCTCGTCATGTTCCTCATGCTGTCGACCCTCGTTTATGGAGACGACGCAGCCACTCCGGAGCCCCAAAGCAAGCCGTCTGAATACGATCAGCTCCTCGCCAGAGGGGAAGCGATCTGGAAGAAAAGTTGCGTCGAATGTCATGGCGAAAATGGGGAAGGGGTCGAACTGATTTACGAAATGGCATTGGTTGGTGATGATACCGTCGGACAATTGACGGAAGTCATCGAAGGAACAATGCCCAAAGACGCTGCCGAAGATTGCGTCGGAGAAGATGCGGAAGCAGTGGCGGCTTGGATTCATCATTCGTTTTACAGTGAGGCGGCCCGTCTGCGCAACCGGCCAGCACAAATCAAACTCGTCCACCTAACTGCGAATCAGCTTCGGCAAAGTCTGGCAGATCTGTACGGTCAGTTCGGTGGGAACATACCGAAGGACGATAAGCGGGGAGTTCTGGCCGAGTACTTTGATGGCTCCAACAGAAATAAAGATAAGCTCAAAGTAAAACGCTTTGATCCTGTGATTAATTTCGACTGGGAAAACGATAGCCCCGGTGACGATATTCAATCAGAAGCGTTCTTCGTCCATTGGCGTGCGGGATTGAAAGTCGAAGAAACGGGCAAGTACGAGATTGTCGTGCGTTCCACCGCGGCGTTCAAGATGTACTTCGGCCGGTTCGGCAGGCTGTTTATCGACAACCATGTGCAGTCGGGCGACAAAACCGAGTTTCGTAAAACAATGACGTTGCTGGCTGGTCGAGTTTATCCACTGCAGATTGATCTATATCAGCGAAAACGAAAAACAGAACAACCACCGGTGAAGGTCAGCCTATCCTGGACTCCTCCGCATGGTACTGAAGAGGTCATCCCCAACCGGAATCTGGTACCGGTGATGCCACCGGCGACGTTTGCATTACAAACCAACCTCCCCCCTGATGATCGCAGTTACGGTTACGACCGTGGCCTGGCCGTTGATCGATCCTGGGATGAATCCACGACCTTGGCCGCCGCCGAATTTGCGTCCATTGTGGTTGATGAGCTCTGGCCCGATTACCAGAATCGACATAAAGAGGAGCCCAATGTAAATCGCGCCCGGTTGCGAGCCTTTATCACCGAACTTGCAGAAGTCGCCTTTCGCGGTCCGTTGAGCGATGAAGAACGGCAGTTTTATATTGACGAACAAATTGCCGCGACCGAAGACGACGCCCTCGCGATTCAACGTTGTCTGTTAACCATATTGAAGTCTCCTCGCTTTCTGTATCCCGATCTTGATCGCGATCGCTCTGTCAGTCAGCAGGCGGCCAACCGTCTGGCATTAACGTTGTTCGATTCGCTTCCCTCCGACACAGCTTTAAGAGAGGCAGTTACCAAGAACGAATTGGAGACGGAAGAACAGATTCGTACGATGGCGCAGCAGATGGTGAACGACTATCGCTGTGAAGGAAAAATGCTTGAGATGCTGTTCGAGTGGCTGAACCTGAGTCATCTCGGTGATATCGCCAAAGACAGTGAAAAGTTCCCGAACTTCGATCAGGCGCTCGTGGCAGATCTGAGGGCGTCACTGAAGGTGACCTTGGAAGATGCTGTCATTGACTCCGATAGCGATTTCCGACAGTTGTTCGATGCTGACTCTGTTTACACGAATAGACGCCTGGCCGAGTTTTATGGAGATGCATGGGCTTCGCCACAGTTTGCGATTGAAGATGCTGAAGCGGTCAAGGCGAATGCGTTATCAGATCCGAACAAGCCCGCACGGGCCGAACGACCACCTGCGAAATCGGCCGAAGATTATTTCGGTTTGATTCCTGTCAGTGACTTCGTGAAAACGGAGGCATCTGCCCCCTACAATCATGGCATCCTGTCTCATCCCTACCTGATGAGCGGTTTGGCCTATTCGGAGACGACTTCTCCCATTCACCGGGGCGTTTTTCTGATCCGGTATATGCTGGGACGCACTCTGAAACCGCCCAATGCGGCGTTTACCCCCCTCAGTCCAGATTTGCACCCCAACTTGACGACCCGCGAACGTGTGAATCTTCAGACTGGTTCGGAAACCTGCCAAGTTTGCCACGCAAAGATCAATCCCCTCGGTTTTACACTGGAGGGGTTTGATGCCGTTGGTCGATTCCGAGAAAAGGAAGGGGAAAACCTGGTCGATTCCACAGGAAGTTATATTGACCGAAATGGTGAAAATACGACTTTCAACGGAGCCGACGATCTGGCACAATATCTATCAGGGAGCGAAGACGCCCACCGCGCATTCGTTCACCGAACTTTTCAGCATTTCGTCAAACAGCCAATCGCCGCCTATGGCCCAAACCGGCTCGATGAATTGATGGAGAAATTCCGCAGCGAGAATTACGACCTTCGAAAACTGCTCGTCGAAATCGCCGTGATCGCCGCCCAGCCTACGACCTCAAATACACCCGCCTCGCGAGAACAAACGTCCTCGACCAGCTCGCCCAATTCCGCCCCCAATTAG
- the dgt gene encoding dGTP triphosphohydrolase — protein sequence MPHKLSWKKLLSPERVPRPDSSPSKIAKPYVAKEDERTPFEQDYDRIVFSSPFRRLARKTQVHPMASNDHIHNRLTHSIEVSSVGRSFASRVANLAAKRSDLSESDISNLPWILQSACLIHDLGNPPFGHAGEEVIRDWAKDHLEFLIPEGRFSNPQIREDCKLDWLNFEGNAQGFRLASRRDNPMPGYLRLTYASLSAAVKYPWASSDPRAVRKRKHNVYSTEFDIFHRMSDELGLVTEENQWCRHPLSFLTEAADDICYRIIDPEDAVEMGICKYDQVHELFLRIARNPEIKWMSLPQLRGQAIKSLMDQFWEVFENDFDAIMNGERVDDLKSSLGSECTEQLNEVSTIYNSIFAHRKKITTELGAYHVLDRILTAMVKTIQSIADSDTYADVHFLSKRTLELTWGQKYVEENLQQPYSWWLSQVMDYVSGMTDDYATRLSREIWGLAGDGN from the coding sequence ATGCCCCACAAGCTGAGTTGGAAAAAGCTGCTGTCCCCCGAACGAGTGCCTCGACCCGATTCCTCCCCATCGAAGATCGCGAAACCGTACGTCGCGAAAGAAGATGAACGGACGCCGTTCGAACAGGATTATGACCGGATCGTATTTTCGTCTCCGTTTCGTCGGTTGGCGCGGAAAACGCAAGTTCACCCGATGGCCAGCAACGATCACATTCATAATCGTCTGACGCATTCCATTGAGGTTTCGAGCGTGGGACGATCGTTCGCATCGCGGGTAGCCAACCTTGCTGCCAAACGAAGTGACCTCAGTGAATCGGACATTTCCAATTTACCCTGGATCCTACAGTCGGCATGCCTCATTCATGACTTGGGGAATCCCCCGTTTGGGCATGCGGGCGAAGAAGTCATCAGAGACTGGGCCAAAGATCATCTGGAGTTTCTAATCCCCGAGGGGCGGTTCTCAAATCCGCAAATACGTGAAGACTGCAAACTGGACTGGCTGAACTTTGAAGGGAACGCTCAAGGTTTTCGGCTCGCCTCCCGGCGCGATAATCCGATGCCCGGTTACCTGCGTCTGACTTATGCGTCTTTAAGTGCGGCGGTTAAATACCCCTGGGCCTCTTCCGATCCCAGAGCAGTACGCAAGCGGAAACATAATGTTTACAGCACCGAGTTCGATATCTTCCATAGAATGTCGGACGAGCTGGGTTTAGTCACGGAAGAGAACCAATGGTGTCGCCATCCACTCTCGTTTTTAACGGAAGCAGCAGATGACATTTGTTATCGCATCATCGATCCGGAAGACGCAGTGGAAATGGGCATCTGCAAATACGATCAAGTCCATGAGTTGTTTCTACGTATCGCCCGAAATCCGGAAATAAAATGGATGTCTCTCCCCCAGTTGCGTGGGCAGGCGATCAAGAGTCTCATGGACCAATTTTGGGAAGTGTTTGAAAATGATTTCGATGCGATCATGAATGGTGAGCGGGTCGATGATCTTAAGTCATCACTGGGCTCGGAGTGCACAGAGCAGTTAAACGAAGTGAGCACAATCTACAATTCGATTTTCGCCCATCGCAAAAAGATCACAACCGAGCTGGGCGCGTACCATGTCCTGGACCGAATACTAACAGCGATGGTGAAAACGATTCAGTCCATCGCGGATTCTGACACCTACGCTGATGTTCATTTTCTCTCTAAACGAACACTCGAATTGACTTGGGGACAGAAGTACGTCGAAGAGAACCTGCAACAGCCTTATAGCTGGTGGTTATCACAAGTCATGGATTACGTCAGTGGGATGACGGACGATTATGCCACAAGGCTGTCACGAGAAATCTGGGGATTGGCTGGGGACGGGAATTAA
- a CDS encoding proprotein convertase P-domain-containing protein codes for MPITKFLTSLLRAKRRQTASIPHSRRGQQSTPAWSQLERLEDRTLLTISFNFIYAGAIGSGIGFEDATHGQDRRDALEATATTLGGFFDETGTVDVSVSSINVTGTSTLASAGSSFFPGGSGEFTQLIAATKILTGHDLNGAGSDASLTVNWGNSFELEDDFQSGEFDFTSVIMHELSHVLGFNSMINQDGSSKMNSATLGNPGRWSVLDSYISDSTGISLIDPDSYILDPSWATHSVGGSSPTSGLFFNGYNAMTANGGVLVGLYSPTTWRNGSSASHLDTDNPTYTSLMMSHSTPPGLGARTFDSIEVGVWMDLGYNMVGAANSNPVGVPDIGASFETDEDTSFTPGDFLANDFDPDPNETETIRISSLDTSSTNGLVTLVGSGIQTNFSSTGPFNITDFDTTLYPINVSGLDGMLRDVNVTLNIDHPWDSNLDVFLISPNGTRVELFSDRGFNGDDFTNSNFSDQALVSINATTSSSLTLVPFTGSFRPAGELSDFNGELANGTWQLEITDDSPGQTGSLLDWSIDLVAQHLEYDPNGQFEFLNDGQSQEDDFEYTLSDENGNSTVVMASILVNGVVDPNQPPTIISSDTVDAAENQTAVIDVQSTDLDGETEGAGLSYTISGGVDQLFFNIDANTGVLTFQSAPDFENALDDDSDNVYEVEVTVTDSGLLTDVQLISVTVTDVAEGNGDLVPQTSEVLLSASTLGNQRTGSAGQRSVSAANDGRYVVTWYSDEGDGDGSAVFAQLYRADGSKVGSEFVVSTTTANDQQHPSVAMRFNGQFVIMWQSDSDNGPGVNWEIHAQRYLASGLPDGGEFVINQTTAGSQQLGDITYLDNGNIVVTWTGGGTGDGNGVFARIFDTSGNPVGNEFLVSTTTAGAQQNPSLVTDSAGGFAAVWHGAGTGDGAGVFFRRFDNTGTALTSEVLVNQTTSGTQETASVTQTTDGNFVVVWSGEGTGDANGIFARRVTAAGATPGNEILINSVTANAQISPTVLAGESNSFLAAWSTQVAGADYDISIRKFDGSNNPETSEQTVNLELANRQWNPSLAKRGSNYIIAWSGRGLEDTFGVFTREYDASLTAQTSEVLLSASTLGNQRTGSAGQRSVSAANDGRYVVTWYSDEGDGDGSAVFAQLYRADGSKVGSEFVVSTTTANDQQHPSVAMRFNGQFVIMWQSDSDNGPGVNWEIHAQRYLASGLPDGGEFVINQTTAGSQQLGDITYLDNGNIVVTWTGGGTGDGNGVFARIFDTSGNPVGNEFLVSTTTAGAQQNPSLVTDSAGGFAAVWHGAGTGDGAGVFFRRFDNTGTALTSEVLVNQTTSGTQETASVTQTTDGNFVVVWSGEGTGDANGIFARRVTAAGATPGNEILINSVTANAQISPTVLAGESNSFLAAWSTQVAGADYDISIRKFDGSNNPETSEQTVNLELANRQWNPSLAKRGSNYIIAWSGRGLEDTFGVFTREYANPVPIPLASPEASFIEDESNLESTTEVSLSSQANFGADDEAPPSFTIDESPLETEIEFVELSVSASGSDSEVTNDELFVEWDGLLVE; via the coding sequence ATGCCTATAACGAAATTCCTCACATCGCTGCTGCGCGCGAAGCGCCGTCAAACCGCCTCCATTCCTCACTCTCGTCGAGGGCAACAAAGCACGCCCGCGTGGAGCCAATTGGAACGTCTGGAAGACAGGACGCTGCTGACGATCTCCTTTAATTTCATTTACGCAGGGGCAATTGGATCGGGTATTGGTTTTGAAGATGCGACCCACGGTCAGGACCGTCGTGACGCACTCGAAGCAACGGCAACAACATTGGGTGGATTTTTTGACGAGACTGGAACCGTTGATGTGTCAGTTAGTTCTATCAACGTTACGGGGACTTCCACGCTCGCTTCCGCAGGGAGCTCTTTCTTCCCAGGCGGCTCAGGCGAATTCACCCAATTGATTGCCGCCACCAAAATTCTAACAGGGCATGACCTTAACGGAGCCGGTTCCGATGCCAGCCTGACGGTGAACTGGGGAAATTCATTTGAACTTGAAGATGACTTCCAGTCGGGTGAGTTCGACTTCACCTCAGTTATCATGCACGAGTTGTCCCACGTCCTCGGATTTAACTCCATGATTAACCAGGATGGCTCCAGCAAAATGAATAGCGCCACGCTGGGCAATCCCGGTCGATGGTCAGTGCTGGATTCTTATATCAGCGACAGCACCGGCATCAGTCTGATTGACCCCGACTCGTATATTCTCGACCCCAGCTGGGCCACCCACAGCGTCGGCGGATCCTCACCGACGAGTGGTCTGTTCTTCAACGGCTACAATGCCATGACGGCCAATGGCGGAGTTCTCGTGGGACTTTATTCTCCAACGACTTGGAGAAACGGTTCCAGCGCCAGCCATTTAGATACAGACAATCCAACCTATACTTCTCTAATGATGAGCCACAGTACGCCTCCTGGCTTGGGGGCACGCACATTCGACTCTATCGAAGTCGGTGTCTGGATGGACCTGGGTTACAACATGGTCGGCGCCGCCAATTCAAATCCCGTCGGAGTCCCCGATATCGGTGCCAGTTTTGAAACGGATGAAGATACATCCTTCACCCCCGGTGACTTTTTAGCCAACGATTTCGATCCTGATCCTAATGAAACGGAAACAATTCGTATATCCTCTCTCGATACGAGTTCAACCAACGGATTGGTCACTTTAGTCGGATCTGGTATTCAAACAAATTTCAGCTCCACCGGTCCTTTCAATATTACAGACTTCGATACGACGCTTTACCCCATCAATGTTTCAGGGTTAGACGGAATGCTGCGGGACGTCAACGTCACCCTCAATATCGATCACCCTTGGGATTCCAACCTTGACGTCTTCCTGATCAGTCCGAACGGAACACGTGTCGAACTGTTCTCTGATCGAGGATTCAATGGGGATGACTTTACCAACTCGAATTTCAGCGATCAGGCATTGGTTAGCATCAACGCCACCACATCAAGCTCGTTGACGCTCGTTCCATTCACGGGAAGTTTCCGCCCAGCAGGAGAATTGTCCGACTTCAACGGAGAGTTGGCCAACGGAACCTGGCAACTTGAAATTACCGACGATTCTCCGGGGCAGACGGGATCGCTGCTCGATTGGTCGATTGATCTGGTTGCCCAGCATTTGGAATACGACCCCAATGGACAATTCGAATTCCTCAACGACGGTCAATCTCAGGAAGACGATTTCGAATACACGCTAAGCGACGAAAACGGCAATTCAACCGTGGTTATGGCTTCGATACTCGTCAACGGTGTGGTCGATCCCAACCAACCTCCGACGATCATCAGTTCCGACACGGTCGATGCTGCCGAGAATCAAACGGCCGTCATTGATGTCCAGTCGACCGATCTGGATGGAGAGACTGAAGGAGCAGGATTAAGCTATACAATCTCGGGAGGCGTTGATCAGTTATTCTTCAATATTGATGCGAACACGGGAGTCCTGACATTCCAGTCCGCTCCCGATTTCGAAAACGCACTGGATGACGATTCAGACAATGTTTACGAAGTCGAAGTGACCGTAACCGATTCCGGTTTACTGACTGATGTTCAACTTATCTCTGTGACGGTCACCGATGTGGCAGAAGGAAACGGCGACCTGGTCCCTCAGACTTCGGAAGTCCTCTTGAGTGCTTCTACCTTGGGGAATCAGCGAACTGGCTCTGCCGGACAGCGTTCGGTCTCCGCCGCTAATGATGGTCGGTATGTCGTCACCTGGTACAGCGATGAAGGAGACGGCGATGGTTCCGCCGTGTTCGCCCAACTCTACCGGGCGGACGGTTCTAAAGTCGGTTCCGAATTCGTTGTCAGTACCACGACCGCCAACGATCAACAACATCCTTCCGTCGCGATGCGGTTCAACGGTCAGTTTGTCATCATGTGGCAAAGTGATTCTGACAACGGACCCGGAGTGAACTGGGAAATCCATGCCCAGCGTTATCTCGCTAGCGGTCTGCCCGATGGCGGTGAGTTTGTTATCAATCAAACGACGGCCGGTTCTCAGCAGTTGGGAGATATCACCTACCTGGATAACGGCAACATTGTTGTTACCTGGACCGGTGGTGGAACGGGTGATGGTAACGGTGTCTTCGCCCGCATCTTCGACACCAGTGGAAACCCCGTTGGAAATGAGTTTCTGGTCAGCACAACCACTGCCGGTGCGCAGCAGAATCCTTCCCTCGTCACCGACAGTGCTGGCGGCTTTGCCGCCGTATGGCATGGAGCAGGTACAGGTGATGGCGCCGGGGTATTCTTCCGTCGCTTCGATAACACAGGTACGGCATTAACGAGTGAAGTCCTCGTAAACCAGACGACCAGTGGGACCCAGGAGACGGCTTCTGTAACCCAAACCACGGATGGTAACTTCGTTGTCGTCTGGAGTGGTGAAGGCACGGGCGATGCGAACGGTATCTTTGCTCGACGCGTTACAGCAGCCGGCGCCACACCGGGTAATGAAATCTTGATAAACAGCGTTACAGCGAATGCGCAGATCTCGCCGACCGTTCTTGCAGGGGAGAGCAACAGCTTCCTCGCAGCCTGGTCGACACAAGTTGCAGGCGCTGACTATGACATCTCGATTCGTAAGTTCGATGGTAGCAACAATCCGGAGACGAGCGAGCAAACCGTCAATCTGGAACTCGCCAATCGTCAATGGAATCCCAGCCTGGCAAAACGCGGTAGCAATTACATCATCGCCTGGAGCGGACGCGGACTGGAAGATACCTTCGGGGTATTTACTAGAGAGTACGACGCCAGTCTGACAGCTCAGACGTCGGAGGTTCTCTTGAGTGCTTCAACCTTGGGGAACCAGCGAACTGGCTCTGCCGGACAGCGTTCGGTCTCCGCCGCTAATGATGGTCGGTATGTCGTCACCTGGTACAGCGATGAAGGAGACGGCGATGGTTCCGCCGTGTTCGCCCAACTCTACCGGGCGGACGGTTCTAAAGTCGGTTCCGAATTCGTTGTCAGTACCACGACCGCCAACGATCAACAACATCCTTCCGTCGCGATGCGGTTCAACGGTCAGTTTGTCATCATGTGGCAAAGTGATTCTGACAACGGACCCGGAGTGAACTGGGAAATCCATGCCCAGCGTTATCTCGCTAGCGGTCTGCCCGATGGCGGTGAGTTTGTTATCAATCAAACGACGGCCGGTTCTCAGCAGTTGGGAGATATCACCTACCTGGATAACGGCAACATTGTTGTTACCTGGACCGGTGGTGGAACGGGTGATGGTAACGGTGTCTTCGCCCGCATCTTCGACACCAGTGGAAACCCCGTTGGAAATGAGTTTCTGGTCAGCACAACCACTGCCGGTGCGCAGCAGAATCCTTCCCTCGTCACCGACAGTGCTGGCGGCTTTGCCGCCGTATGGCATGGAGCAGGTACAGGTGATGGCGCCGGGGTATTCTTCCGTCGCTTCGATAACACAGGTACGGCATTAACGAGTGAAGTCCTCGTAAACCAGACGACCAGTGGGACCCAGGAGACGGCTTCTGTAACCCAAACCACGGATGGTAACTTCGTTGTCGTCTGGAGTGGTGAAGGCACGGGCGATGCGAACGGTATCTTTGCTCGACGCGTTACAGCAGCCGGCGCCACACCGGGTAATGAAATCTTGATAAACAGCGTTACAGCGAATGCGCAGATCTCGCCGACCGTTCTTGCAGGGGAGAGCAACAGCTTCCTCGCAGCCTGGTCGACACAAGTTGCAGGCGCTGACTATGACATCTCGATTCGTAAGTTCGATGGTAGCAACAATCCGGAGACGAGCGAACAAACCGTCAATCTGGAACTCGCCAATCGTCAATGGAATCCCAGCCTGGCAAAACGCGGTAGCAATTACATCATCGCCTGGAGCGGACGCGGACTGGAAGATACCTTTGGGGTATTTACTAGAGAGTACGCGAATCCGGTTCCCATTCCCCTTGCAAGCCCGGAGGCCTCGTTCATCGAGGATGAATCCAACTTGGAGAGTACAACAGAAGTCAGTTTGTCATCTCAAGCAAACTTTGGCGCCGACGATGAAGCGCCTCCCTCATTCACTATTGACGAATCCCCTCTGGAGACTGAAATCGAGTTTGTCGAATTATCGGTCAGCGCGTCGGGATCAGATTCAGAGGTTACCAACGATGAACTCTTTGTTGAGTGGGACGGCTTGCTGGTTGAATAA